In one window of Candidatus Avedoeria danica DNA:
- a CDS encoding MFS transporter has protein sequence MDGARAGIAIEPIFDHLDVLPIALAVAAVALTVTVGRAVVRPQVGGGGALRSLRALGNRRFTLLWIGQTVSRIGDYVYEIVLAWWILELTGSGAVMGSVLIVSFLPVALFTIIGGAVVDRVSRLGVMLVSDVVRAVAVLGVAAWAYAGHLELWPIYALGLLFGVGNAFFGPAYFALVPELVDEKDLPSANALTSMSFQLGRIAGPVIGGLIVAAGGTELGLLLNGLSFVVAAAFLVPLIGRMRRVATPDATADATTDATVEPATALVVQPGSDATAMIRDALEPAIAEVGSGDGDGVLVVGSGGDGSDGGGGIDGSQRPHWLDDVREGYAVVAGSPIVRTGILVNAVAAACLVGPFVVAMPFLVDERFDGDPRVFGFLLAFFPIGFVLGSLWGGRHDKLPHRGRIMYGGIALAAAMLALYGLPVPLYVLAAAALVNGFCLELTGLAWVGLLQDHIPGDKLGRAASFDQLAGFITVPIAFAAAGWATDLYGAAPTFLVGGLLAAVLAVGALAIPAVWRAS, from the coding sequence ATGGACGGCGCCAGAGCCGGAATCGCGATCGAGCCGATCTTCGATCACCTTGACGTCCTGCCGATCGCGCTGGCCGTCGCGGCCGTCGCGCTCACTGTGACCGTCGGTCGCGCCGTCGTTCGACCGCAAGTCGGAGGGGGGGGCGCCCTCCGCTCGCTGCGCGCCCTCGGCAACCGCCGCTTCACCCTCCTGTGGATCGGCCAAACGGTCTCGCGGATCGGCGACTACGTGTACGAGATCGTCCTGGCGTGGTGGATCCTCGAGCTCACCGGCTCGGGCGCGGTGATGGGTTCGGTACTGATCGTCTCCTTCTTGCCCGTGGCGCTCTTCACGATCATCGGCGGTGCGGTCGTCGACCGGGTGTCGCGGTTGGGCGTCATGCTCGTCAGCGACGTCGTGCGGGCGGTGGCGGTGCTCGGGGTGGCGGCGTGGGCCTACGCTGGGCACCTCGAGCTCTGGCCAATCTACGCCCTCGGGCTGCTGTTCGGTGTGGGCAACGCGTTCTTCGGCCCGGCCTACTTCGCGCTCGTGCCCGAGCTCGTGGACGAAAAGGACCTGCCGAGCGCAAACGCGCTGACGAGCATGAGCTTCCAGCTGGGCCGCATCGCCGGGCCGGTGATCGGCGGGCTGATCGTGGCGGCGGGCGGGACCGAGCTCGGGCTGCTGCTGAACGGTCTGTCGTTCGTCGTCGCGGCGGCGTTCCTGGTGCCGCTGATTGGGCGGATGCGGCGGGTGGCAACGCCGGACGCGACGGCGGACGCGACGACGGACGCGACAGTCGAGCCTGCAACAGCGCTCGTCGTTCAGCCCGGCAGCGATGCGACGGCGATGATCCGGGACGCCCTCGAGCCGGCGATCGCCGAGGTGGGCAGCGGCGACGGCGACGGTGTCCTCGTCGTCGGCAGCGGCGGCGACGGCAGCGACGGCGGCGGGGGAATCGACGGCTCGCAACGTCCGCATTGGCTGGACGACGTGCGCGAAGGCTACGCCGTCGTCGCCGGCTCGCCGATCGTGCGGACCGGGATCCTCGTGAACGCAGTGGCGGCGGCCTGCCTGGTCGGGCCGTTCGTCGTGGCGATGCCGTTCCTCGTCGACGAGCGGTTCGACGGCGACCCGCGCGTGTTCGGCTTCCTGCTGGCGTTCTTCCCGATCGGCTTCGTGCTCGGCAGCCTGTGGGGTGGGCGGCACGACAAGCTGCCCCACCGCGGGCGGATCATGTACGGCGGCATCGCGCTGGCGGCGGCGATGCTGGCGCTGTACGGCCTGCCGGTGCCCCTGTACGTGCTGGCCGCGGCGGCGCTCGTCAACGGCTTCTGCCTCGAGCTGACGGGCCTGGCGTGGGTCGGTCTGCTCCAGGACCACATCCCGGGCGACAAGCTCGGCCGCGCGGCCAGCTTCGATCAGCTGGCGGGCTTCATCACCGTCCCGATCGCGTTCGCCGCGGCCGGTTGGGCGACGGACCTGTACGGCGCGGCGCCGACGTTCCTGGTGGGCGGGTTGTTGGCGGCGGTGTTGGCGGTGGGGGCGCTGGCGATACCGGCGGTGTGGCGGGCGTCGTAA
- a CDS encoding CrcB family protein, whose amino-acid sequence MQRYLLVAAGAALGGMARYALSSAATRAFGSGLPYGTLAVNVLGCFCAGAFVTAIASRGLGAEGARLFVLVGVLGGFTTFSAFGVETVAFLNSGAVSRAAANGAANVVLGVGAVAVGGAAARAIGWGG is encoded by the coding sequence TTGCAGCGGTACCTCCTCGTCGCCGCCGGCGCCGCGCTCGGCGGGATGGCGCGCTATGCCCTATCCAGCGCCGCCACGCGTGCGTTCGGCAGCGGCTTGCCGTACGGGACGCTGGCGGTCAACGTGCTCGGCTGCTTCTGCGCCGGGGCGTTCGTGACGGCGATCGCGTCGCGGGGCTTGGGGGCGGAGGGGGCACGGCTGTTCGTGCTGGTCGGCGTGCTCGGCGGGTTCACGACGTTCTCGGCCTTCGGGGTCGAGACGGTGGCGTTCCTGAACAGCGGTGCGGTGTCGCGGGCCGCGGCGAACGGCGCGGCGAACGTCGTGCTGGGCGTGGGCGCGGTCGCCGTCGGCGGGGCGGCGGCACGGGCGATCGGGTGGGGGGGCTGA
- a CDS encoding sulfatase-like hydrolase/transferase has translation MLALAGSVARTTSAITTTSAAQTAPSPNIVLILADDLDTDLGTMAREYAPNIHRLIADEGATLDDYYVTDSLCCPSRTTYLRGQYTHNHGVYTNGGATGGYERMVPLGLESSTLATWLQAASYRTALIGKYINGYPLVGDDTHIPAGWSEWFSPAAGNPYGSYNYTLNENGTLVRYGRTPADHITDVLAAKADAFIAAAAPAEAPFFAFITPYAPHAPADPAPRHAALLPDLKAPRGGSYNEADVSDKPAALAARPPLNARQMTTGDELYRNRVLSMMAVDEMVARLIATLESSGELANTYVIFTSDNGFHIGQHRLPQGKQTAYEEDIHVPFYIRGPGIAAGTVVDDVLAGNVDIAPTLAELGGAAVPDFVDGRSFAPYLRDDIDGIPAPGTWRQAFLVEQYPFENERGVEATAVARRDGDVASARAGLFEPPDGDQIARSQERPGLSPLSILPLPQTWGSGSGGEGLRPSRPDGLLGLSRTSSAAQVSSATYIALRTSRLTYIEHATGERELYDNNADPHQLDNFAATAHEELLAVQSAWVRELHTCAGAACRTLEARQPIADVPTSTPTPVAGPTSTHADARLWLPIAHAGAEPTSPFAGERATELAQTPPAATRLPTTARPSPTATRWPTATAATRTATPPAAAPTSPPLTSAACPQAAAYSAAADGVSLYVTRDGVPVCADYPNGGSPDQANALASGTKSFSGVMAAAAIEDGILTGWDEVVAGTVTEWQGDPRKSKITVRHLLSLTSGLDAGAVGNVPTYAEAIAAPATSDPGTTFEYGPVPYQAFGEFMRRKLQGRYADPLAYLDARILEPIGARYDVWRRGTDGMPRLPSGAQFTADEWIKFGDFVRQHGRWNGRQLVRADLLAECFIGSDVRPTYGLTWWLLTDLDRPAPGRPARVVAAKGAGIQRLYVLDEHGIVAVRQTGSQIDTTAGEARFGDAAFLGRLLADLGITP, from the coding sequence GTGCTCGCCCTGGCCGGGTCGGTGGCGCGAACGACATCAGCAATCACAACGACGTCGGCGGCTCAGACTGCTCCTTCGCCGAACATCGTCCTCATCCTGGCCGATGACCTCGACACCGACCTCGGCACGATGGCGCGCGAGTACGCGCCGAACATCCACCGCCTGATCGCCGACGAGGGCGCGACGCTGGACGACTACTACGTGACGGACTCCCTCTGCTGCCCGTCGCGCACGACTTACCTCCGCGGCCAGTACACCCACAACCACGGCGTCTACACGAACGGCGGCGCGACCGGCGGCTACGAGCGGATGGTGCCGCTCGGCCTCGAGTCGTCCACGCTGGCGACGTGGCTGCAGGCGGCGTCCTATCGCACCGCCCTCATCGGCAAGTACATCAACGGCTACCCGCTCGTCGGCGACGACACGCACATCCCGGCCGGCTGGTCGGAGTGGTTCAGCCCGGCCGCCGGCAACCCGTACGGCTCCTACAACTACACCCTCAACGAGAACGGCACGCTCGTCCGCTACGGCCGCACGCCCGCCGACCACATCACCGACGTCCTCGCCGCCAAGGCCGACGCCTTCATCGCCGCCGCCGCTCCCGCCGAAGCGCCGTTCTTCGCCTTCATCACTCCCTACGCCCCGCACGCCCCCGCCGACCCGGCCCCCCGCCACGCCGCTCTCCTCCCCGACCTCAAGGCGCCCCGCGGCGGCTCGTACAACGAAGCCGACGTCTCCGACAAGCCCGCCGCCCTCGCCGCCCGCCCGCCCCTCAATGCGCGCCAGATGACCACGGGTGACGAGCTCTACCGCAACCGTGTCCTATCGATGATGGCCGTCGACGAGATGGTCGCCCGCCTGATCGCCACCCTCGAATCCAGCGGCGAACTCGCCAACACGTACGTCATCTTCACCTCCGACAACGGCTTTCACATCGGCCAGCACCGCCTGCCGCAGGGCAAGCAGACCGCCTACGAAGAGGACATCCACGTCCCGTTCTACATCCGCGGTCCCGGCATCGCTGCGGGCACCGTCGTCGACGACGTCCTCGCCGGCAACGTCGACATCGCACCGACGCTGGCCGAGCTGGGGGGCGCGGCCGTGCCGGACTTCGTCGACGGGCGCTCGTTTGCGCCGTACCTGAGGGACGATATCGACGGGATTCCCGCGCCGGGCACGTGGCGCCAAGCGTTCCTCGTCGAACAGTACCCGTTCGAGAACGAGCGGGGCGTCGAAGCGACGGCCGTCGCCCGACGGGACGGCGATGTCGCCAGCGCCCGCGCCGGCCTCTTCGAGCCGCCGGACGGCGATCAGATTGCCCGAAGCCAAGAACGTCCTGGCCTATCGCCGCTAAGCATCCTCCCCCTCCCCCAGACTTGGGGGAGTGGGTCGGGGGGAGAGGGCCTTAGGCCGTCGCGCCCCGACGGTCTCCTCGGCCTCTCGCGCACCTCCTCCGCCGCCCAAGTCTCCTCCGCCACCTACATCGCCCTCCGCACCTCGCGCCTTACGTACATCGAACACGCCACCGGCGAGCGTGAGCTGTACGACAACAACGCCGACCCCCACCAACTGGACAACTTCGCCGCGACCGCCCACGAGGAACTCCTCGCGGTGCAATCGGCTTGGGTGCGCGAACTTCACACCTGCGCCGGCGCCGCCTGCCGAACGCTCGAGGCGCGCCAGCCCATCGCCGACGTGCCGACATCGACCCCGACGCCCGTCGCCGGGCCGACATCCACCCACGCTGACGCTCGCCTCTGGCTCCCCATCGCCCACGCCGGCGCCGAACCCACAAGTCCGTTCGCGGGCGAGCGCGCAACCGAACTGGCGCAGACGCCGCCGGCCGCCACACGCTTGCCCACCACCGCCCGGCCGTCGCCGACCGCCACGCGGTGGCCCACCGCCACCGCCGCGACCCGCACCGCCACGCCACCCGCCGCCGCCCCGACGTCGCCCCCCCTCACCTCCGCCGCCTGCCCCCAAGCCGCCGCCTACAGCGCCGCCGCCGACGGCGTCTCCCTCTACGTCACCCGCGACGGCGTGCCCGTCTGCGCCGACTACCCGAACGGTGGCTCGCCCGACCAAGCCAACGCCCTGGCCAGCGGCACAAAGAGCTTCAGCGGCGTGATGGCCGCCGCCGCCATCGAGGACGGCATCCTCACCGGCTGGGACGAGGTCGTCGCCGGCACCGTCACGGAGTGGCAGGGCGATCCGCGCAAGTCCAAGATCACCGTCCGCCACCTCCTCAGCCTCACGAGCGGCCTCGACGCAGGCGCCGTCGGCAACGTCCCGACGTACGCCGAAGCGATTGCGGCGCCGGCGACGTCCGATCCCGGCACGACGTTCGAGTACGGCCCCGTCCCGTACCAAGCCTTCGGCGAGTTCATGCGCCGCAAGCTCCAGGGGCGATATGCCGACCCGCTCGCCTACCTCGACGCCCGCATTCTCGAGCCCATCGGCGCCCGCTACGACGTCTGGCGCCGCGGCACGGACGGCATGCCGCGCCTGCCCTCCGGCGCCCAGTTCACGGCCGATGAGTGGATCAAGTTCGGCGACTTCGTCCGCCAGCACGGCCGATGGAACGGCCGCCAGCTCGTGCGCGCGGACCTGCTGGCTGAGTGCTTCATCGGCAGCGACGTCCGCCCGACGTACGGCCTGACGTGGTGGCTCCTCACGGACCTCGACCGCCCGGCCCCCGGCCGGCCCGCCCGCGTCGTCGCCGCCAAGGGCGCCGGCATCCAGCGGCTGTACGTGCTCGACGAGCATGGCATCGTCGCCGTCCGCCAGACCGGATCGCAGATCGACACGACGGCGGGCGAGGCGCGGTTCGGGGACGCGGCGTTTCTGGGGCGGTTGTTGGCGGATCTCGGAATCACCCCGTAG